In one Corallococcus sp. EGB genomic region, the following are encoded:
- a CDS encoding TetR/AcrR family transcriptional regulator, which produces MRKGELTHQTILETAVRLASRVGLNGLSIGGLAEELGLSKSGLFAHFKSKTELQVQVLEAATAVFTERVIRPALGRARGEPRVRALFEGWLTWDRDKLLEGGCIFVAAAAELDDVPGPARDTLVQGQRDWLDCLAQAARIAMAEGHFHKALDVEQFAHDQYAVMLGFHHASRLMRDPQAEARARRAFDALVTAARTPAS; this is translated from the coding sequence ATGCGCAAGGGCGAGCTCACCCATCAGACCATCCTGGAGACGGCCGTCCGGCTGGCGAGCAGGGTGGGGCTGAACGGGCTGAGCATCGGCGGGCTGGCGGAGGAGCTGGGGCTTTCCAAGAGCGGCTTGTTCGCGCACTTCAAGTCCAAGACAGAGCTGCAGGTTCAGGTCCTGGAGGCGGCCACCGCTGTCTTCACCGAGCGCGTCATCCGTCCGGCGCTGGGCCGGGCCCGCGGCGAGCCCCGGGTGCGGGCGCTCTTCGAGGGTTGGCTCACGTGGGACCGGGACAAGCTACTCGAAGGCGGCTGCATCTTCGTGGCGGCGGCGGCGGAGCTGGACGACGTACCCGGGCCCGCACGCGACACGCTGGTGCAGGGGCAGCGGGACTGGCTGGACTGCCTGGCCCAGGCCGCGCGCATCGCCATGGCGGAGGGGCACTTCCACAAGGCGCTGGACGTGGAGCAGTTCGCCCATGACCAGTACGCGGTGATGCTGGGCTTCCACCACGCGAGCCGGTTGATGCGGGACCCCCAGGCCGAGGCGCGAGCCCGCCGCGCCTTCGACGCGCTCGTCACCGCCGCGCGCACCCCGGCTTCCTGA
- a CDS encoding peroxidase family protein, translating to MFATVVVGSAAHAQDRFSEEADTESLYTQYRSIDGTGNNLAHPRWGATEEHLLRGPSGVHYADGVSAMGGAGRPSPRDVSNALFQQDVSIPNTHRISDFIWTWGQFLDHDFSLTEGANESVPVPVPLCDAYMDALCTGTQMIPFRRSVYDPATGTGPGNPRQQFNEITGYLDGSNVYGSDAARAAWLRTFQGGRLKVTHTPYGDLLPYNDGTQANAGSPEQPDLSTDLFVGGDIRANEQPTLAVMHTLFVREHNWQAARIARENPRFSDEQIYQAARRIVIAELQHITYTEFLEALLGPHALRPYRGYDPSVNAGIAQTFSTAAYRLGHTLLSPFILRLNEDGSPVAAGPLSLRDAFFSATPPLLENGGIEPFLRGVAAQKAQDLDRFMIDDVRSFLFGPAGAGGLDLLSLNLQRGRDHGLPDFNTVREELGLRKYNRFSQITDDAQAAQALEQLYGSVDNIDVFTGMFVEKDVPGGIVGETLRAALVEQFERTRAGDRFWYERSLNIFDLLRVKSTRLSDIIRRNTSIRRIQNDVFFVK from the coding sequence ATGTTCGCCACGGTTGTCGTTGGTTCCGCCGCGCACGCGCAGGATCGTTTCAGCGAGGAGGCAGACACCGAGTCGCTGTACACGCAGTACCGCTCCATTGACGGAACGGGCAACAACCTGGCGCACCCGCGATGGGGCGCGACAGAGGAGCACCTGCTGCGCGGGCCGAGCGGTGTGCACTACGCGGATGGTGTCTCCGCGATGGGCGGCGCCGGACGTCCCAGCCCTCGCGACGTCAGCAACGCGCTCTTCCAGCAGGACGTCTCCATCCCGAACACGCACCGGATCAGCGACTTCATCTGGACCTGGGGGCAGTTCCTCGACCACGACTTCAGCCTCACCGAGGGCGCCAACGAGTCCGTGCCGGTGCCCGTGCCGCTGTGCGACGCGTACATGGACGCGCTCTGCACCGGGACGCAGATGATTCCCTTCCGGCGCTCCGTGTATGACCCGGCCACCGGCACCGGCCCCGGCAACCCGCGCCAGCAGTTCAATGAGATCACGGGCTACCTGGATGGGTCGAACGTGTACGGCTCCGACGCGGCGCGCGCCGCCTGGCTGCGCACGTTCCAGGGCGGCCGGCTCAAGGTGACGCACACCCCCTATGGCGACCTGCTGCCCTACAACGACGGCACGCAGGCGAACGCGGGTTCGCCCGAGCAGCCGGACCTGTCCACCGACCTGTTCGTCGGCGGGGACATCCGCGCCAACGAGCAGCCCACACTGGCCGTCATGCACACGCTGTTCGTGCGCGAGCACAACTGGCAGGCGGCGCGCATCGCGCGGGAGAACCCCCGCTTCTCCGACGAGCAGATCTACCAGGCTGCGCGGCGCATCGTGATCGCCGAGCTTCAACACATCACCTACACCGAGTTCCTCGAAGCCCTGCTGGGGCCCCACGCGCTGCGGCCCTACCGCGGCTACGACCCCAGCGTGAACGCGGGCATTGCGCAGACATTCTCGACCGCCGCCTACCGACTCGGCCACACGCTGCTCAGCCCCTTCATCCTGCGGCTCAATGAGGACGGCTCGCCGGTCGCCGCAGGGCCGCTGTCGCTGCGCGATGCGTTCTTCAGCGCGACGCCGCCCCTGTTGGAGAACGGCGGCATCGAGCCGTTCCTGCGCGGTGTCGCCGCCCAGAAGGCGCAGGACCTGGACCGCTTCATGATCGACGACGTGCGCAGCTTCCTCTTCGGCCCGGCGGGCGCAGGCGGCCTGGACCTGCTCTCACTGAACCTCCAGCGCGGGCGCGACCACGGCCTGCCGGACTTCAACACGGTGCGCGAGGAGCTGGGGCTGAGGAAGTACAATCGCTTCTCGCAGATCACCGACGACGCGCAGGCCGCCCAGGCGCTGGAGCAGCTGTACGGGAGCGTCGACAACATCGACGTGTTCACGGGCATGTTCGTCGAGAAGGACGTGCCGGGCGGAATCGTCGGCGAGACGCTGCGGGCGGCGCTCGTGGAGCAGTTCGAGCGCACCCGCGCGGGGGACCGATTCTGGTACGAGCGGTCGCTGAACATCTTCGACCTCCTGCGGGTGAAGTCGACACGGCTGTCCGACATCATCCGGCGCAACACCAGCATCCGGAGAATCCAGAACGACGTCTTCTTCGTGAAGTAG
- a CDS encoding alpha/beta hydrolase gives MVAPGLAAAWAERLFLTPRRPRRSRTAEAVLARGQPRVLKVEGEKVAVWSWGEGPRVLLVHGWSGYGGQLTAFVQPLVAAGFSVVTYDAPGHGASSGRTSSLPELAGMVAAVGQATGGPYAVVAHSFGAAATAVALRDGMKVERAVFISPPADPLEGIRAFADTVGLSEALWRRMAARIEARFDMRLADLALPAFAPGLDVPLRIFHDVGDREVPLVAGEAVARAWPGAKLTRTQGLGHFRILYAPEVLSPAVDFLAEGRPSNAWPGPELLASVSPARGTPPLRVSPTGS, from the coding sequence GTGGTGGCACCCGGACTGGCGGCGGCATGGGCGGAGCGGCTGTTCCTGACGCCCCGGCGGCCGCGGCGCTCGCGCACGGCGGAGGCGGTGCTGGCGCGGGGCCAGCCCCGGGTGTTGAAGGTGGAGGGCGAGAAGGTGGCGGTGTGGAGCTGGGGCGAAGGCCCCCGGGTGCTGCTGGTGCACGGGTGGAGTGGCTACGGCGGGCAGCTCACGGCGTTCGTGCAGCCCCTGGTGGCCGCGGGTTTCTCGGTGGTGACGTACGACGCGCCGGGGCACGGGGCGTCCTCCGGGCGCACCAGCTCGCTGCCGGAGCTGGCGGGAATGGTGGCGGCGGTGGGACAGGCGACGGGCGGGCCCTATGCGGTGGTGGCGCACTCGTTCGGCGCGGCGGCCACGGCGGTGGCGCTGCGAGACGGGATGAAGGTGGAGCGCGCGGTCTTCATCTCGCCGCCAGCGGATCCGCTGGAGGGCATCCGGGCCTTCGCGGACACGGTGGGCCTTTCGGAGGCCCTGTGGCGGCGGATGGCGGCGCGAATCGAGGCGCGCTTCGACATGCGGCTGGCGGACCTGGCGCTGCCTGCCTTCGCGCCAGGGTTGGATGTGCCGCTGCGCATCTTCCACGACGTGGGAGACCGGGAGGTGCCGCTGGTAGCAGGCGAAGCGGTGGCGCGCGCGTGGCCGGGCGCGAAGCTCACGCGCACGCAAGGCCTGGGGCACTTCCGCATCCTCTATGCGCCGGAGGTGCTTTCGCCCGCGGTGGACTTCCTGGCGGAAGGACGGCCGAGCAATGCCTGGCCCGGGCCAGAGCTGCTGGCGTCGGTGTCGCCCGCGCGAGGGACGCCGCCGCTTCGTGTGAGTCCTACAGGTTCGTGA
- a CDS encoding NEW3 domain-containing protein — protein MLRTLLTVTLALAVGCATQEEPTPAPTAPPAPARAEAAPLKEKVSQLNARLRRGEKAGLTPLLRERAEALGSLMDVDAGAALALSLPESVRASLSRKQPDAAPLLEARGDFEGELEVLVADNPERTEVRTEHFLRAKGERLQVRFANPPSGDLRSGLRVRMRGLKLAARLAAEDTEVVRQSLSATSACRTTGDQRSLVILATFPGQPQTLTAQQVREVFFSTTQRSLTGYWQEASQGRTSASGDVVGWYTLNRGYSCSESDAMRVAAIAAADADVDFRQYDRIFVVHPQATGTSCSYGGLGSLACYTQQTQDGPITASTAWLRAEYMSPNDLGVQLVTHEGGHNLTLHHGSSRDFGAEALGPVGARGTLTEYGDKFSSMGDWNLGHYAAPHKVRAGWLEPSAVATVDGTDGTFTLSPLSAPMGSGLQALKVRRGFYGDGWLWLEARRQVGDYDATLQPAQIFGGALVHYEDVYTGSYTHLLDFTPETSAWWDPAFLPGTWADPYTNLRLSVTAATPAGVTVSVHYEPVPCVRAPPTVTFDTWYDYAAAGWQVASGLTLTNNDTVGCPTSTFALSTSMPAGWPTTNLPASITLEPGKQRSLTFTKEVPEGTPYATYTVDVTVARDGESVTADDALEVIAPCEQAPIEVRFDRTSQTVSAGDTAAFGVTLVNHDSRACGWWYFEPASTLPAGWATDYDQYGFDIEPGGSFEFTMYKTVPSDAQGTYTVDLQILRDGYEVETTATASVTVNPCVRSAPTLSALPSTVDVVPGGTGSYTLSVTNHDTATCGASTFTLALDSDPWGAVFSAPSLTVAPGATATATLTVTAPSNAGAGSRSFAPGVLRDGVSVGGAQLEARVVCVPRVPSVGFTPATATVEAGKPLTVTMAVTNNDSTACAASSFSLGATAPSGWTSSLSQTSITLARGARGQVMLTVTPPQTVSGRFTVSGTASHAGASAAPGSFTVDVTPPPLMATLSVPALSYKRNAQVPLTTLVTRGTGSAQASVRFSVLRPDGLTDAHTVSTDAKGKAAWSYAARAPGAYSVTATATAGTETVTSNTVGFTVQ, from the coding sequence ATGCTTCGCACGTTGTTGACCGTCACGCTGGCGCTGGCCGTGGGCTGCGCCACGCAGGAGGAGCCCACTCCGGCTCCCACCGCGCCCCCAGCCCCCGCAAGGGCCGAGGCCGCGCCGTTGAAGGAGAAGGTGTCGCAGCTCAACGCCCGGCTGCGCCGGGGCGAGAAGGCAGGGCTGACGCCGCTGCTCCGCGAGCGCGCCGAGGCGCTGGGCTCGCTGATGGACGTGGACGCGGGCGCCGCGCTGGCGCTGTCGCTTCCCGAGTCCGTACGCGCGAGCCTCTCCCGGAAGCAGCCGGACGCGGCGCCGCTGCTGGAGGCGCGCGGGGACTTCGAGGGTGAGCTGGAGGTGCTCGTCGCGGACAACCCGGAGCGGACGGAGGTGCGCACGGAGCACTTCCTGCGCGCAAAGGGCGAGCGGCTCCAGGTGCGCTTCGCGAATCCTCCATCCGGCGATCTGCGCAGCGGCCTGCGCGTGCGCATGCGGGGCCTGAAGCTGGCCGCGCGGCTGGCGGCGGAGGACACGGAGGTGGTGCGCCAGTCGCTCTCCGCCACCTCCGCGTGCCGCACCACGGGGGATCAGCGCTCGCTGGTCATCCTCGCCACCTTCCCGGGGCAGCCGCAGACGCTCACCGCGCAGCAGGTGCGCGAGGTGTTCTTCTCCACCACGCAGCGCTCGCTGACGGGCTACTGGCAGGAGGCGTCCCAGGGCCGCACCAGCGCCAGCGGCGACGTGGTGGGCTGGTACACGCTGAATCGGGGCTACTCGTGCAGCGAGTCGGACGCCATGCGCGTGGCCGCCATCGCCGCGGCCGACGCGGACGTGGACTTCCGGCAGTATGACCGCATCTTCGTCGTCCACCCGCAGGCGACGGGCACCAGCTGCTCCTACGGCGGCCTGGGCTCGCTGGCGTGCTACACGCAGCAGACGCAGGACGGCCCCATCACCGCCTCCACCGCGTGGCTGCGCGCCGAGTACATGAGCCCCAATGACCTGGGCGTGCAGCTGGTGACGCACGAGGGTGGCCACAACCTCACCCTGCACCACGGCAGCTCGCGCGACTTCGGGGCGGAGGCCCTGGGCCCCGTGGGCGCTCGAGGCACGCTCACCGAGTACGGCGACAAGTTCTCCTCCATGGGCGACTGGAACCTGGGCCACTACGCGGCGCCGCACAAGGTGCGCGCCGGCTGGCTGGAGCCGAGCGCGGTGGCCACGGTGGACGGCACGGATGGCACCTTCACGCTGTCCCCGCTGTCCGCGCCCATGGGCAGTGGCCTGCAGGCGCTGAAGGTACGCCGCGGCTTCTACGGCGACGGCTGGCTGTGGCTGGAGGCCCGCAGGCAGGTGGGCGACTACGACGCCACCCTCCAGCCCGCGCAGATATTCGGCGGCGCGCTGGTGCACTACGAGGACGTGTACACGGGCAGCTACACGCACCTGCTGGACTTCACGCCGGAGACGTCCGCGTGGTGGGATCCGGCCTTCCTGCCTGGCACGTGGGCGGATCCGTACACCAACCTGCGCCTGTCGGTGACCGCCGCCACGCCCGCGGGCGTCACGGTGAGCGTCCACTACGAGCCCGTGCCGTGCGTGCGCGCTCCGCCGACGGTGACGTTTGACACCTGGTACGACTACGCCGCGGCGGGCTGGCAGGTGGCCAGCGGCCTCACCCTCACCAACAACGACACGGTGGGCTGCCCCACCTCCACCTTCGCGCTCTCCACGTCGATGCCCGCGGGCTGGCCGACGACGAACCTCCCCGCCAGCATCACCCTGGAGCCCGGCAAGCAGCGCTCCCTCACCTTCACCAAGGAGGTGCCGGAGGGCACGCCATACGCCACGTACACGGTGGACGTCACCGTCGCGCGCGACGGCGAGAGCGTCACTGCGGATGACGCGCTGGAGGTGATTGCGCCGTGCGAGCAAGCGCCCATCGAGGTGCGCTTCGACCGGACCTCGCAGACGGTGAGCGCCGGGGACACGGCCGCCTTCGGCGTCACCCTCGTCAACCACGACTCGCGCGCGTGCGGGTGGTGGTACTTCGAGCCCGCGTCCACGCTGCCCGCGGGCTGGGCCACGGATTATGATCAGTACGGCTTCGACATCGAGCCCGGCGGCTCGTTCGAGTTCACGATGTACAAGACGGTGCCCTCGGACGCGCAGGGCACCTACACCGTGGACCTCCAGATCCTGCGGGACGGCTATGAGGTGGAGACCACCGCCACGGCCTCCGTCACGGTGAATCCCTGCGTGCGCTCGGCGCCGACGCTCAGCGCGCTGCCGTCGACGGTGGACGTGGTGCCGGGAGGGACGGGGAGCTACACGCTGTCCGTCACCAACCACGACACGGCGACGTGTGGGGCCTCCACGTTCACGCTGGCGCTGGATTCGGACCCGTGGGGGGCGGTGTTCTCCGCGCCGTCGCTCACGGTGGCGCCCGGGGCCACGGCCACCGCGACGCTGACGGTCACCGCGCCTTCGAACGCGGGCGCGGGCAGCCGTTCCTTCGCGCCGGGCGTGCTGCGTGACGGGGTGTCCGTCGGTGGCGCGCAGTTGGAGGCGCGCGTGGTGTGCGTGCCTCGTGTGCCATCGGTGGGCTTCACGCCGGCCACGGCCACCGTGGAGGCGGGCAAGCCGCTCACCGTGACGATGGCGGTGACGAACAACGACAGCACGGCGTGCGCCGCGAGCAGCTTCTCGTTGGGCGCCACGGCACCGTCGGGCTGGACGTCGAGCCTGTCGCAGACATCAATCACGCTGGCCCGTGGCGCGCGCGGGCAGGTGATGCTCACCGTGACGCCTCCGCAGACGGTGTCCGGTCGCTTCACGGTGAGCGGGACGGCTTCGCACGCGGGCGCGAGCGCGGCGCCGGGCAGCTTCACGGTGGACGTCACCCCGCCGCCGTTGATGGCCACGCTGTCGGTGCCGGCGCTCAGCTACAAGCGCAACGCCCAGGTGCCCCTGACGACCCTCGTGACGCGAGGAACAGGCTCCGCGCAGGCCAGCGTGCGATTCAGTGTGCTCCGTCCAGATGGCCTCACGGACGCGCACACCGTGTCCACGGATGCCAAGGGCAAGGCGGCGTGGAGCTACGCGGCGCGCGCGCCCGGTGCGTACTCCGTCACCGCCACCGCCACCGCCGGCACGGAGACAGTCACCAGCAACACGGTGGGCTTCACCGTGCAGTAG
- the dnaG gene encoding DNA primase — MASRRISPQTLEELRRRVDLPGLISRHVALTPSGREFRGRCPFHEERTPSFFVVPAKAFFFCHGCRARGDAVDFLRRMLGLSFGEAVRELAREVGLAVSESEASAADSSQRLRDVTRLAQDHFQALLWSSEGASARAYLEARGVAEETARAFGLGWAPEAWDRLAERLERAGLREAGLETGLVQPRKKGAGCYDFFRGRVMLPLRSPDGRPVGFGGRLMSGGAGGPKYLNSKDSPLYHKADTLFGMDLARAEIRRLHRAVLVEGYFDCVLLHQVGVRHAVALCSTHLTPGHLQLLARAEARELVLLLDGDAAGLAAVERLAGPLLAAGVATRVALLPQGEDPDTFALREGGAGVSRLFDDARPLTHHLFASVLPEGRESSFEEKMLALGRLRDVVAKIPPGLMRTAFLGALSAHVGLPSAELEGVLTGPRLPAPPTVVPPPVAVTPAERGVDALEARAVACVLRNPRVRDQDAFGALAHLREAGLRMALGSATTGGLAATGAVARALASATRALPTQEGDLVKVFRATCCELTLRRLDAELAKLTELSREPRPSGATLARLSQRSELLALRHRVLQVLQGDR; from the coding sequence ATGGCATCGCGGCGGATCTCTCCCCAGACCCTCGAGGAACTGCGCCGCCGGGTGGACCTGCCCGGCCTCATCTCTCGTCACGTGGCGCTCACCCCGAGCGGAAGGGAGTTTCGCGGGCGGTGCCCCTTCCACGAGGAGCGCACCCCGTCCTTCTTCGTCGTCCCAGCGAAGGCCTTCTTCTTCTGCCACGGGTGCCGCGCGCGTGGAGATGCGGTGGACTTCCTCCGGCGCATGCTCGGGCTCTCCTTTGGAGAGGCCGTACGTGAGCTGGCACGGGAGGTGGGACTTGCGGTGTCCGAATCCGAGGCCTCGGCTGCGGACTCAAGCCAGCGCTTGCGCGACGTGACGAGGCTGGCCCAGGACCACTTCCAGGCCCTGCTCTGGAGCAGCGAAGGCGCATCGGCGAGGGCCTATCTGGAGGCAAGGGGCGTCGCGGAGGAGACGGCGCGCGCGTTCGGGTTGGGCTGGGCTCCCGAGGCCTGGGACCGGCTCGCGGAGCGGCTCGAGCGCGCGGGGCTGCGGGAGGCGGGACTCGAGACGGGACTCGTGCAGCCGCGCAAGAAGGGCGCGGGCTGCTACGACTTCTTCCGGGGCCGGGTGATGTTGCCGCTGCGTTCGCCGGACGGACGTCCCGTGGGCTTCGGCGGACGGCTCATGTCCGGTGGCGCTGGGGGACCGAAGTACCTCAACTCGAAGGACAGCCCGCTCTACCACAAGGCGGACACGCTGTTCGGGATGGACCTCGCGCGGGCGGAGATCCGCCGGCTGCATCGCGCGGTGCTGGTGGAGGGCTACTTCGACTGCGTCCTCCTGCATCAGGTGGGGGTGCGCCATGCCGTGGCGCTTTGCTCCACGCACCTGACGCCAGGCCACCTCCAGCTGCTCGCGAGAGCGGAGGCGCGCGAGCTGGTGCTGCTGCTGGACGGGGACGCAGCGGGGCTCGCCGCGGTGGAGCGCCTGGCCGGGCCGCTGCTCGCCGCCGGAGTGGCCACCCGCGTGGCGCTGCTGCCCCAAGGGGAGGATCCAGACACCTTCGCGCTGCGGGAGGGCGGGGCAGGCGTGTCCCGTCTGTTCGACGACGCCCGTCCGCTCACGCACCACCTCTTCGCCTCCGTGCTGCCCGAGGGACGTGAATCCAGCTTCGAGGAGAAGATGCTCGCGTTGGGCCGGCTGCGGGACGTCGTGGCGAAGATACCCCCGGGCCTCATGCGCACGGCCTTCCTCGGCGCGCTGTCCGCCCACGTGGGTCTGCCCTCCGCGGAGTTGGAGGGCGTGCTCACCGGGCCGCGGCTTCCGGCGCCACCCACCGTCGTTCCTCCTCCAGTGGCCGTCACGCCAGCCGAGCGCGGTGTGGATGCGCTGGAGGCCCGCGCGGTGGCCTGTGTGCTGCGCAATCCCCGCGTGCGGGACCAGGACGCATTTGGGGCGCTGGCGCATCTTCGGGAGGCGGGGCTGCGAATGGCGCTGGGCAGCGCGACCACCGGAGGCCTCGCTGCCACCGGCGCGGTGGCGCGAGCCCTCGCGAGCGCCACGCGTGCCCTGCCCACGCAGGAAGGCGACCTGGTGAAGGTCTTCCGCGCCACCTGCTGCGAGTTGACCCTTCGCCGGCTGGACGCGGAGCTGGCGAAGCTGACCGAACTCAGTCGCGAACCCCGCCCCAGTGGCGCGACCCTCGCGCGACTCTCCCAACGCTCGGAGTTGCTGGCCCTGCGCCACCGGGTGCTCCAGGTGCTCCAGGGCGATCGCTGA
- a CDS encoding serine/threonine-protein kinase, which yields MNEPTAVSDPRIGSVLQERYRIIERLAAGGMGMVYRGERLEVGKPVAIKFLHAWAARDDEFRKRFQVEARATSRLTHPCCVSVIDVGVDQDSPFMVMDFVTGETLRGLLRDGPLQPARALGLIRQVLAGLAHAHSQGIIHRDIKPENIIVTHAVGLGEQVRILDFGLAKLRDEVTGLTSGLMLGTPAYMAPEQIQGEPVGPPTDLYSTGVLLYELLTGKKPFNATSNAELLRMQREVPPPRLRDAAPDAGFSAELEATLAKTMEKAPGERFQSATEFLTALEGAGAGPAVLFVAPGAGDAPGGPRASAPTPSRPTAEVLETRNARAQPRATPVGLQAGARAPEPPPVAPTEAVARKEESEATMRSGPITPPPARSSARWLVGGAVVLGLAAVGLGWWAMPSKSAAPVPVASERPSPTAPVVEDARVEAPPDATAWQPVVEQLPGIDEVHRLIKAQRRDAALAALKRLAAKYPTSAYVRYLEGNVDFDNLRWVDGVAAYRAALRNDAAYRNAPVVSQNAIQCLVSDRFHGTCEDFLRKDLGEAAVPSLEAAAREHPIASVRTRAAALLRQRHRDAKEGSR from the coding sequence ATGAATGAGCCCACGGCCGTTTCGGATCCCCGCATCGGCTCGGTGTTGCAGGAGCGCTACCGCATCATCGAGCGACTCGCTGCCGGTGGCATGGGCATGGTGTACCGGGGCGAGCGGCTGGAGGTGGGCAAGCCCGTCGCCATCAAGTTCCTCCACGCCTGGGCCGCCCGGGACGACGAGTTCCGCAAGCGCTTCCAGGTGGAGGCGCGCGCCACGAGCCGCCTCACGCACCCCTGCTGCGTGTCGGTCATCGACGTCGGCGTGGATCAGGACTCACCCTTCATGGTGATGGACTTCGTCACCGGAGAGACGCTGCGGGGCCTCTTGCGAGACGGTCCACTCCAGCCGGCCCGGGCGCTGGGCCTCATCCGGCAGGTGCTCGCCGGCCTCGCCCATGCCCATTCACAGGGAATCATCCACCGCGATATCAAGCCCGAGAACATCATCGTCACCCACGCGGTGGGGCTCGGGGAGCAGGTGCGCATCCTCGACTTCGGGTTGGCCAAGCTCCGCGACGAGGTGACGGGCCTCACCTCGGGGCTGATGCTGGGGACGCCGGCGTACATGGCCCCGGAGCAGATCCAGGGAGAGCCGGTGGGGCCGCCGACGGACCTGTATTCCACCGGCGTGCTGCTCTACGAACTGCTCACGGGGAAGAAGCCCTTCAACGCCACCAGCAACGCGGAGCTGCTGCGCATGCAGCGCGAGGTGCCACCGCCCCGGTTGCGCGACGCCGCCCCTGACGCGGGTTTCTCCGCGGAGCTCGAAGCGACGCTGGCGAAGACGATGGAGAAGGCGCCGGGGGAGCGCTTCCAGTCCGCCACGGAGTTCCTGACCGCGCTTGAAGGGGCCGGGGCGGGGCCGGCGGTGCTCTTCGTGGCGCCCGGGGCCGGCGATGCTCCGGGGGGACCGCGCGCCTCCGCGCCCACGCCGTCACGTCCCACGGCGGAAGTGCTCGAGACACGGAACGCGCGGGCGCAGCCCCGTGCGACGCCGGTGGGCCTCCAGGCAGGGGCCCGCGCTCCGGAGCCCCCGCCGGTGGCGCCGACGGAGGCGGTGGCCCGGAAGGAGGAGTCCGAGGCCACGATGCGGTCTGGCCCCATCACGCCCCCGCCCGCCCGGAGCAGCGCGCGCTGGCTCGTGGGAGGCGCGGTGGTGCTCGGCCTGGCCGCGGTGGGCCTTGGCTGGTGGGCGATGCCGTCGAAGTCCGCGGCTCCGGTGCCGGTGGCCTCGGAGCGCCCGTCGCCCACGGCCCCGGTGGTCGAGGATGCACGGGTGGAGGCACCACCGGACGCCACGGCCTGGCAGCCCGTCGTGGAGCAGCTCCCGGGCATCGACGAGGTCCACCGGTTGATCAAGGCACAGCGACGGGACGCGGCCCTGGCGGCGTTGAAGAGGCTGGCGGCGAAGTACCCGACGAGCGCCTACGTCCGCTACCTGGAGGGGAATGTCGACTTCGACAACCTCCGCTGGGTGGATGGAGTGGCGGCCTACCGGGCGGCGCTGCGCAATGACGCCGCGTACCGCAACGCACCGGTCGTCAGCCAGAACGCCATCCAATGCCTCGTCAGTGACCGGTTCCACGGCACCTGCGAGGACTTCCTCCGCAAGGACCTGGGCGAGGCCGCGGTGCCCTCGCTGGAGGCTGCTGCCCGAGAGCATCCCATTGCCAGCGTCCGAACCCGGGCCGCGGCGCTGCTGCGCCAGCGTCACCGCGATGCCAAGGAGGGTTCACGCTGA